The DNA sequence CGAGGACAGCACCTGGTAGGCGGAGAACGCCGCGCCACGACCTTCGCCCTTGCGCTGTGCGGCCCTGGCCTCGGCGGCCAGCTGCGCCCGCATCTTTGTGTACCAGTTGGTGATGTCCAGCCGCGACAGGTCCCGCAGCGGGATGTCTCCGAGATCGGGCAGCACGCGTCTGCGCAGTGTCTGCTCGTACCGATAGCGGGTCGAGGGGCGCAGCTGTTTGCCGGCGATCGATCGCTCCGCCCACTCGGCGAACGTGATCCCGCGCTGGGCAGCCAGCCGCGCGCGGCGCTCCCGGTCGCGCGGTGGGGTCCACAGGTCGCGGTCGATCAGGAGCCGCTCGGCGTTGAGCCAGGCCTCGGCGGCCATCTTGTCGCCGAAGTTGCGCGAGTGGCGCATCAGGTCGGGCCCGGTGTAGCGGGCGCGCCAGCCGGTGACCGCTCCAGCCTGCTGGCTCCTGCGTCGCTCCAGCTCGCCGAAGGTCCGCTTTCGTCCTTGCTTCTCGGTCATGGGTGTGCCTCCACCCATCAGGTGTCCCGCCCGGACCTCCTCTGGTGGGGGAATCGCACACCCGACAGCGCCGACGACCTGGGCTCCGGCCTGCGCAGACGGACCGAAATCTGTGGGGGAACTGTGGGGGAATGACGTGCCCTGAGAGGGCCTTTCAGTCCACCTGGGTCCCCGACGGAAGAGTCTGTCGTCGCAGGTCAGGCGGCATCTCCGCCGATCCGGCGATCAGCGGGACACCGCGAAAAATCTCAGACGTTGAGCACGAGCGCTCCCGGATCAGGCGGGCCGCGGTCCGGCCCGGTAGGTGACCGCCACACCGAACCACGTCCCACGGCTCGGGGGCAGCTGAACCACCGGTCTTCTCACCCATCGAGACGCGGGCACGCCGCTCACCGCCCGCCGGCGCCGCCGAGAGCCGGGCGCGGAAGCCGCCGGACGCCTGCCGATGCACGTGGACGCGCACGATCCTGCGGGTCCCTGCCGCTGCAGGGCCGCGGGCTGAGACACTGGTCACACCGCTGCCACCCCAGGAGGATCCGTGCTCGACCCCCGCCAGGCGCCCCCCACCCTCTCGGCGCCGCACCGCTCCGCCACCCCGGACGACGCCGCCCGGCACACCCCGGACGACGCCACCCGACCGGCGTCGCACTCCCACGCCCCGGGGCGCCACGCCGCCCCGCCGAGCTCGCTCGCCCCGAACTACCACCCGCTCCCCATCGTCCTGCACTCAGGCGAGGGGTCGTGGGTGACCGACGTCGACGGCCGCCGCTACCTCGACTGTCTCGCCGGCTACTCCGCCCTCAACTTCGGCCACCGCCACCCCGCGCTCGTCGAGGCCGCCAAGACCCAGCTGGACCGGATCACCCTGACCTCGCGCGCCTTCGACCACGACCTCCTCCTGCGGTTCTCGGACGCCGTCACGACGCTGACCGGCACGGAGATGCTGCTGCCGATGAACACCGGTGCCGAGGCGGTCGAGACGGCGGTCAAGGCCGCCCGCAAGTGGGGCTACGAGGTCAAGGGCGTGCCCGACGGCGAGGCGACGATCGTCGTCGCCGAGGGGGCGTTCCACGGCCGGACGACGACGATCGTCTCGATGAGCTCCGACCCCGAGACGCGCGACGGGTTCGGCCCCTACACCCCGGGCTTCCGGATCGTGCCGTACGGCGACGCGGACGCCGTCGCCGCGGCCATCGACGAGACGACGGTCGCGGTCCTCGTCGAGCCGGTGCAGGGTGAGTCGGGCGTGATCATCCCGCCGGCGGACTACCTGCCGAGGCTGCGGAACCTGTGCGACGGCGCGAACGTCCTGCTGGTCCTCGACGAGATCCAGTCCGGTCTGGGCCGCACGGGGACCACCCTCGCCCAGGAGGTCGCGGGGGTGCGGGCCGACCTCACCACGCTGGGGAAGGCGCTCGGCGGCGGGATCCTGCCGGTGTCCGCGGTCGTGGGCCGGCGCGACGTCCTGGAGGTCCTCTCCCCCGGCACGCACGGCTCGACGTTCGGCGGCAACCCGCTGGCCTGCGCGGTCGGCCTGGCCGTGGTGGACCTGCTCGCACCGGGCGACCTGCAGGCCCGGGCCCGCGAGCTCGGCGCCGAGCTCACCACGCGGCTGGAGGACCTCGTGGCCGAGGGGCTGCTCGCCGAGGTGCGCACGATCGGGCTCTGGGCGGGCCTGGACGTCCAGCCGGCGCTGGGCCTGAGCGGACGGGCGACGTCGGAGCGCCTGGCCGCGTGCGGCGTCCTCACCAAGGACACCCACGGGAACACGCTGCGGCTGGCCCCACCCCTGACGATCTCGCGCGGGGACATGCACCTCGCGCTGGACACCCTCGCGGAGGTGCTGCGGGAGGAGGCCCGCGAGGCGGGCCGCTGACGCCGGCGGTCACGGCGCCGATGCGCCCCGGTCAGGCGGGTCGGGGCGCGTACATGATCAGGGCGACCCCGACGAGGCAGACCAGTGCACCCGCGACGTCCCAACGGTCCGGGCGGAAGCCGTCGACAACCGCCCCCCAGACGAGCGAGCCCGCCACGAACACCCCGCCGTAGGCGGCGAGGACGCGGCCGAAGCTCGCCTCCGGCTGGAAGGTGGCCACGAGGCCGTAGAGGCCGAGCGCGATCGCACCGAGTCCGACCCACAGCCAGCCTCGGTGCTCACGCACCCCCTGCCAGACCAGCCACGCACCACCGATCTCGAGCAGGGCGGCCAGGACGAACAGCAGCATCGAGCGCAGGGGCATGGCGTCTCCTCGTGTCGGCCACGACGGTACCGGGTCCAAATTCCCTCGACGGCGCCCACCTCGGCGCGCGATGCTCGTCCCATGTTCACCTCGTGATGCAGACGCGCGACCCATCGGCATCGAGGAGAAGGAGGTAGCCGTGCGAGCTCCCAAGAAGGTGAGCCCGGCCGGGAAGCAGCCGCCCGGGCAGCGCCGGTCGCAGGGCTTCGTGCCCCACGAGACCCGCGCCCAGCCGGCCCGGCAGTGGCACGCCCGCCGCACGTAGCCCGGCAGGCCCGGCCGGCCGAGAGCGGTCCGGCACGAAGGATGGCCCCGTCGCACGGGCGGGGCCGTCCGACGGCGAGCGCGTCAGCGGGGCAGCAGACCACCCGGCAGGGCCGACAGGACGAACGGCAGCACGGTGACGCTGACGAGGAAGGCCCAGCCGCCGGTGAGCCGCCGCCGGACGGGCAGGGGCGACCGCGACCACAGCGGCGCCGGCTCCAGCAGCACGAACACCAGCCAGACCGGAGCCGCGGCGACGGCGAGCCAGAACCACGCCCACCTCGTCGCCAGGCGGGGCTCGGGGCCGAGGACCAGCACCAGCAGGGCCGCGAGCGCCACGGCCGACCACACCGGACCGGCATCGTCCCGTTCGACGAAGGCGAACGGCTCGGTCTGCACCAGGACGCCGCCGTCCCTGGCGGCCGCGAGGATGGTGAGCCCCTCGTCCTCCTCGCCGGGCACCGTGCTGAACCAGTAGGTCGCCCAGAAGGTCCGCCCGTCGGTGGTCCACTGCACCTCGGCCTCGCCGGAGGTGACGGACTGCGGGTCGGGACGCTCGATGGTCAGGCTCATCACCTCACCGACCGCCAGGTCGGTGAGGAGGTCACCGGTGGACCGCTCGACCGGGCCCCCTGCGGTCTGCGCCCACGCGAGGAGCAGGCCGACCGCCACGAGGACCCGCACGAGCACCGATCCCGCGCGGGCCGGGCCAGCGGGCGGGGCCGCACCACCGAGGTGCGCCGGCGCACCGTCGAGGTGCCCGGCCGCTCCGCCGGTGCGGGCCGCCCGGGCTTCCCCGGGTCTGTCCTCCATCCCACGACCGTAGCCGACGGGATGGGGAGTTCTCCCCATGTCACGGGGGCAGATTCTCCGCCAGGATGAGCCGGTGAGCACGCTCCGGGTCGACGAGCCCCGCCCCGCGCCCTCCCCGGTGCACGTCACGCTCGACGTCGCGGCGTGGCCGACCTCGCCCCCGCGTTCGTCGCCGGCCTGGTCCTGGTCGCCGCGCCGGGCCTGCGCATCCGTGTCAGCGCCACCCTCGGCGGCGTGGCGCTGACCCAGGTGGTCGCCTGGGACGGCGACAAGGCGGTCGCCCTGTCGCGCCGTCGCCGCTCGACCGGGGCGCTGACCGCCGCGGGAGCCGTCGCGCGCGACCTCGTAGTCGACGTTGACGTCGGCGTGGAGCGGGTCGGACCCGTCGGGCACCCGGCGCCCGCCCCCACCCACCGGGCGGTCTGGCTCTGGACCAGCTCCGAGGCGCCGCCTCCGCCGCCGACCTCGAGCGCGAGGCCGACCGGCTCCGCGCCGAGATGGCCGCCCTGCCGGGCGTGTGCGACGCGGACGTCGTCGTCGAGCAGGACGAGAAGTCGGGCCGGGCCGTGCGGGGCACCGTCACCGCCCCGGGCGACGCCACCGCGCTCCTCGGCCTGCTCGACCGCGCCACCGAGCCCGGCTGGGACACCGAGCGTTCGTCCCGCAGGCGGTCGAGGTCCGCGTGGTCGGGGACGACGGCGCCACCCTCGACGCCACCGACCTCGGCCTGCCCGGACCGGCCGCCACGCCCACCGGGTTGCACGAGCACTACGGCCCACCGGCGGCGGACCCGGACCTCGAGGGCTGAGCGGCTACTGGTTCCAGGGCACGTCGGTCGGTGCGGCGCCCTCGTCGGCGCTGCGCGACGGCACGACCATGACCGGGCACACGGCGTGGTGGAGAACGGCCTGGCTCGTCGAGCCCAGGAGCAGCCCGGCGAAGCCGCCGCGGCCGCGCGAGCCGACGACCACCAGTTCCACGGCGGTGGAGAACTCGGCCATGAGCGCGGCGGCGTTGCCGTCCAGCGCGTGCTGGCGCACGCGGACGTCCCGGTCGCCCACCGCGGCCTTGACCGCGACACCCAGACCCTCACGGACGTCCGCGAGCACCTCGTCGCGGTCGACGGCGGCCGGCAGCCAGGCCATGGCGCCCGCACCGGTCGCGATCGGCACGGCGGCGACGGCGCTGAGCTCGGCGTCCCAGACGATCGCCTCGTCGACGGCTCGCCGCAGGGCGATGCGGGCGGACTCCGAGCCGTCCACCCCGACGACGATGCGCCGTACCGGCAGGAAGGACCGCGCGGGCGACAGCGGCACGACGACCGTCGGGCAGTGCGCGTGGGCGGGCAGGGCCGAGGACACCGTCCCCAGCAGCCGGTCGGTGAACCCGCCGCCGCCGCGGGTGCCGACGACGACGAGCGCGGCCTCGCGCGAGAGGTCCACGAGCACCCCGGCCGGGTCGCCGGTCTCGAGGGAGGACGTCACCCGGAGCCCGGAGTCCGCGGTGCGGGCGACGGCCTCGTCGACCACCGCCTGCGCACCCTGCTGGATGGCGGTGTCGTCCATCGCGGCGTAGCCGCCGTCGAGCGAGGCCGCGGTGAAGGACGGCAACGCGTACGCGCAGACCACGTGGAGCCGGTGCCCGGTCCGGGACGCCTCGGCAACGGCCCAGTCGACGGCGGCGAGGCTCGCCTCGGACCCGTCGACCCCGACGACGATGACCTTCTCGTGCGACATGGACTCTCCCCGGCGGTGGTTCGTCGATCCGTTGCCCACATTGTGCCCCTCCCCGTCCGGGGGACGTGGGGTTTCGCCTGGCGGTTCGGGTGCGGCCTCGCCGCCCGCAACCCAGCGACTCAGTCGCGAACGGTCGAGCGAGCACCTCCCGGGGTGACTCAGCGGCACCGTCCCCACGCGCTCGACCCGACACCCACGACTTCACCGCACCCCGAGCCCGCAACCCAGCGACTCTGTCGCGAACGGTCGAGCGAGCACCTCCCGGGGTGACTCAGCGGCACCGTCCCCACGCGCTCGACCCGACACCCACGACTTCACCGAACCCCGCGTCACCGCCGGGCGTACGACGACGGCGGCCCGCCCCTCACGAGGAGGGACGGGCCGTCGGGTGCGGCTGGAGGCTCGCTCAGCCGGTGACCCGGATGAAGACGGGGTTGGACATGTAGATGGGGCTCTCGTACAGCGCGGTGCCCGGGTTGCGGGCCGCGATGTGCTGGCCGTTGCCGGTGTAGATGCCGCTGTGGCCGGGGCCCCAGATGATGTCGCCGGGACGCGCCTCGGCGGCGGAGACCCGGTAGCCGACGCTGCCCTGGGCGGAGGACGTGCGGGGCAGCGAGATGCCGACCTGCGCGAAGACGTACTGGATGAAGCCGGAGCAGTCGAAGCCGGCCGGGGTCGCGCCGCCCCAGACGTACGGGACGCCGACGTACTGGCGGGCGATGTTGACGATCTGCTGTCCGACACCCGAGGCGGCGGCGACCGGGGCGGGCGCCGGCGTCGGGGCGGCCTCGGCGGGGGCCGGAGCAGCGGTCCGGGCGGCGGGCGCCTCGATCGCTGTGCGCTCGGCGGTGCGCGAAGCCGCGGCGGTGTCGCGCTCGACGACGGGCTCCGGCTCCGGCTCGGGCTCCGGCGGCGGAGGCGGCGGGGTGGCCTCGGCGGAGGCGACGACGTCGGCGGACCAGGTGATGTCGGCCGGCACGGTGACGGTCGGGGTGGTCACCATCGCGGTGAGCGCCTCGGACGTCGCGGCGGAGATGTCGACGTTCGGCAGGGCCGAGGTCTGCGGGGCCGCGGAGGCGGAGGTAGCCGCCATCGTCAGGATGAGACCGGAGGAGGCGACGGCGGCGATGCCGCGGCGCGCGCCCTGGCCGGAGAGGGCCACGGTCAACGGTGTGGAGGGACGGCGGGCCGCACGGTGGCGGGCGCCCTGGGGCGTCATGGTGGTCACGGATTACCTCTCCTGGCTGCCTACGGAGTGAGCTGTCGGGTTCGGGTGGGAGAACACCCGGCGCGGTTCCTGCTGCAGGAAGGCCGCACTTCACCCCGAGGCCCCGGTCTCCCGGAGCCGTCCATCACTTGGTTCCCCCGTCCCCGCCGCTGTTCCTACTCGATGCTGACTCCGGGGCGGCGGCAGGGTTAGGCGTCCGCCCGAAGACTTCGCGGAGGAGGGTTCCGGAAGCGATCTGGACACTACAGCCAGATTCTGGCTATGTCACGTTTCGATCACGACCCTGGGGATGTCACGTCGGCGCGGGTGCGGTGAGGTCCGCGGCGACCTCTCCGCCGAAGGCCGCGGCCAGCACCCACGGGGCGGTCACGTCAGAGGGTGTCGTCGCAGGTGAAAGGGCCACAGGGGGCCAGGGCCCACTCGCCGCCGACCACGCCCCGGGGTGGTCGGGAAGCGCTTCTCAGCATCGGGTTCGTGAGGCGGCTCACACCCGCCGACGCGCGTGGCGCCTCGGTGGATGCATGGCGCCCGGCTCCGGGGGACGCGCGTGGCGCCGCGGTGGATGCATGACGCCCGGCTCCGGGAGACGCGCGTGGCGCCGCGGTGGATGCGTGACGCCCGGCTCCGGGGGACGCGCGTGGCGCCGCGGTGGATGCATGGCGCCCGGCTCCGGGAGACGCCGCCACGTGCGCCCCGAGCGCTCGTCAGGTGGTGACGAACAGGTGCCGGGTGATCTCCTCGGGCAGGTCCAGGACCGTCTCGGAGCCCGGCGCGTGCAGCGAGACGACGTCCCCGCCCGGCCGCACCCGGACCTCGACGCGCACCCCGGGCCGCAGCCCCGACTGGTCCATGCGGGAGAGGAGGTCGACGTCGACCTGCAGGGGCTCACCGATGCGCGCCAGCACGACGTCGGCACGGAGGTCGCCGACGTCCGCGCGGGCGGACTGCTCGTCCACGCGGCGGCTCTCCCCGTGTACGGGGGCCTGCGGGGCGAAGCGCTCGCCGTCGTCGCCGGCCGGGAGGAGCTCGGCGGCGACGTCGGCGAGGGACCGGACCTCCTCACGCGGCGCCACGACCTCCTCGTCCCCCGTCAGCGCGTCGAGGCCGGGGATCGGGTTGCCGTAGGGGTCGACGTGCGGGTGGTCGAGCAGCTCGAGGAGACGGCGCTCGACCCGCTCGCTCATGACGTGCTCCCACCGGCAGGCCTCGTCGTGGACGTACGCCCACTCCAGGCCGACGACGTCGGTGAGCAGCCGCTCGGCGAGCCGGTGCTTGCGCATGACCTCCGTCGCTCTGCGGCGACCGGCGTCCGTGAGCTCGATCTGCCTGGTCCCGGAGAGCAGGAGCAGCCCGTCTCGCTCCATACGGGCCACGGTCTGGGACACGGTCGGGCCGGAGTGGCCCAGTCGCTCCGCGATGCGCGCACGCAGCGGCACGACGCGCTCCTCCTCGAGCTCGTAGACGGTCTTGAGGTACATCTCCGTCGTGTCGATGAGATCGCTCACGTACTCCCGCTCTCTTCCGCGCGCGCCCCAGCGGCCGCGTCGCGACGGCTGGTCATGGGCATGCCTGTCCTCAGGATAGGGATGCCCGGCCACAACGGGCAGCGCCCCGGCCCGGTGGAGGGCAGTTTTCCGTTCTGTCCACTTCCGGCTCTATGGTTCGCGTGATGCCGCTCACCCCTCCTCGCCTCCCGCTGCCCGACCCGGGCACCGCGCCGCCCCTGTACGCGTACGCCGACGGCGAGCCGCTCTACCGCGGCCGGCGGATGCGCGACCTCGTGGGCACCCCGTTCGAGGAGATCTGGGGCCTGCTGGTCGACGGCGAGGGCGGCGACGCCCTCCCGCCGGCGGAGCCGTTCAACCTCCCCGTGCGCACCGGCGACACCCGGGTCGACGTGCTCTCCGCCCTGGCCCAGCTCACCCCCGTGTGGGGATACCGGCCACTGGTGGAGATCGACTCCACGCGCGCCCGGGAGGACCTCGCTCGGGCGTCGGTGATGACGCTGAGCTTCGTGGCCCAGTCGGCGCGGGGCGAGGACGTGCCGGCAGTGCCCCAGCGCGAGGTCGACATGGTCACGACCATCGCGGAGCGGTTCCTCGTGCGGTGGCGCGGCGTCGCCGACCCGGAGGCCGTCGCGGCGCTCGACCTGTTCTGGCTCGCCGTCTCCGAGACGGGTCTGGTCCCCTCCACCCGCACCGCGCGGACCGCCGCGGAGATGGGGGCCGACGCCGCCTCGTGCCTCGCCGCCGCTGTCGCCGTCGCGGGAGCACCCTTCGGCGGTGGCGCGGCCGCCCGGGCGCTGGCGATCGTGGCGGAGGCCGAGCGCACCGGCGACGCCGACGCCGCCATCGCGGCGCACCTCGCGCGGGGTGGCGACCTCGCCGGCTTCGGCGACGAGCTGGTCCCCGCCGACGCCCGTGTGGGGATGCTTCGCGACGCCTGCGTCCGGGCCGGCGCGCGCCGGCTCGAGTCCGCCGAGGCGGTCGCCCGCGCGGGCGCCGAGACCCTGGCCCGCGCGGGCGCCGAGACCCTGGCCCGCGCGGGCGCCGAGACCCTGGCCCGCACCTCCGGCCCGACCCCCGGGGCGAACACGCTCTTCTGGGGCGGCGTGCTGCTCGACCACGTCGGGGTCCCGCCCCAGCTCTTCTGCGCCCTGTACCTGTGCGGACGCACCGCCGGGTGGTCCGCGCACGTCCTGGAGGTCCAGCGCCTGCGGCACCTGTGACCTGTCGCCCGCCAGGGCGTCAGCGCAGGAGCGCCTCCCGCAGCGCCCGCCCCAGGACCGCGTAGCCGGCCTCGGTGGGGTGGACGCCGTCGTCGCTCATCCCCGGCACCCAGCCGTCACCGCGCCTGAGGCCCGCCGCGACGTCGGCGAACTCCCACCCGTGCCCACGGGCCAGCGCCTCGAGGGCGGCGTTGTGCCGGGGGGCGAGGTCGGGGGCCCACTCGATCGGCGGGACACTCGCCACGATCACCCGCGGGGCGCCCACCGTCGCGACGATCGCCTCGATGTTCGCGGCGATCTCCTCGGCGGGGACCCCGAGGGCGATGTCGTTGGTGCCGGCGAGGACCACGAGGACGTCGGCGTCGGGGCGTGGCTCGGCCTGGGCCCGCATGACGGCGGTGGTGGCGCCCGGCACCGCCCAGCCGCCGACCCACTCCACCGAGCTGCCGTCCTCCCCCGCCCCGAGGACGTGCGGCAGCCAGGTTCCAGGGCCGAAGTCGTCGCCGGCGAGGTCGCCGTCGCTGCCCGTGAGCGAGTCGCCGATCGCGGTCAGCCGCACCGTCGTGCTCCTCTCCCGCGCCGTGGCGCTCCCCGCGGACGAGCCCGGCGGTGCGGTGGTCGTCGGCCCGGTCTCCGGCATCGTCGTCCCGGAATCCGGCGTCGCCGTCCCCGCGCAGCCGCCCGCGACCAGCGCGAGCACCGCGACGAGCGCACGCACCGCCGGTGTGCGCGCGCTCCGACGGGTGGCCATGCATCCATCCTCACCCAAGGCCGGGCAACGGGCATCGCTCGGCACCGGCCACCGGCCACTGGGCACCAGCCGCCCGGCCGGCCGGCTGGCCGGACCACCAGTGCCCCCCTCGGCGGTGTCACGGCCGGGGCACCGGCACCGGCCCACCCGCCCCGGTGGCAAGATCGCGCCCATGGAGACCGTCACCATCCCCACCGACCTGCTCCCCGCCGACGGCCGGTTCGGCTGCGGGCCGTCCAAGGTCCGTCAGTCCCAGGCGGACATGGTCGCCGCACTCGGCTCGTCCCTGCTGGGCACGTCGCACCGCCAGGCGCCGGTGCGCCAGCTCGTCGGGCGGATCCGGGAGGGCCTGGCGCAGCTGCTCGGGGCACCCGACGGCTACGAGGTGGTCCTCGGCAACGGCGGCTCGACGGCGTTCTGGGACGCCGCCACCTTCTCCCTCGTGCGCGAGCGGGCCCAGCACGCGGCGTTCGGGGAGTTCGGTCAGAAGTTCGCCACCGCGACCGACCGGGCGCCGTTCCTCGCGCCGTCGGACATCCGCACCGCCGAGGCCGGCTCGCTGGCGGTCTGCACGAGCGTCGAGGACGTCGACGTCTACGCCTACCCCCACAACGAGACCTCCACCGGTGTCCTCTCCCCCGTCTGGCGGCAGGGCGACGGCGACGCGCTCACCGTCGTCGACGCCACCTCCGTCGCCGGGGGCACCGCGGTCGACCTGTCCCAGACCGACGTCTACTACTTCGCGCCGCAGAAGGTCTTCGCGGCCGACGGCGGACTCTGGCTCGCCGTCGTCTCTCCGGCCGCGCTCGCCCGGATCGAGGAGGTCACCGCGGCGCGGTGGGTCCCCGACTTCCTCAACCTCGCCCTCGCGGTGGAGAGCTCACGCAAGGACCAGACCCTCAACACCCCGGCCGTGGCCACCCTCGTCATGCTCGCCGAGCAGGTCGACTGGATCAACGAGAACGGGGGCCTCGAGTGGGCGGCCGCGCGCACGGCGGACTCGTCGTCGATCCTCTACGGCTGGGCCGAGGACCGCGACTACACCACGCCGTTCGTGGCCGTCCCCGAGCACCGCTCCCCCGTCGTCGGCACGATCGACTTCGCCGGGAGCGTCGACGCCAAGGAGCTCGCCGCGCAGCTGCGCGCGAACGGGGTCGTCGACACCGAGCCGTACCGCAAGCTCGGCCGCAACCAGCTGCGCATCGGCATGTTCCCCGCCGTCGACCCGGCCGACGTCGAGGCGCTCACCGCGTGCGTCGACCACGTCGTCGAGAAGATGGCCTGACGGGCGCAACACTCGGCCCGAGGGC is a window from the Georgenia muralis genome containing:
- a CDS encoding C40 family peptidase, whose protein sequence is MTPQGARHRAARRPSTPLTVALSGQGARRGIAAVASSGLILTMAATSASAAPQTSALPNVDISAATSEALTAMVTTPTVTVPADITWSADVVASAEATPPPPPPEPEPEPEPVVERDTAAASRTAERTAIEAPAARTAAPAPAEAAPTPAPAPVAAASGVGQQIVNIARQYVGVPYVWGGATPAGFDCSGFIQYVFAQVGISLPRTSSAQGSVGYRVSAAEARPGDIIWGPGHSGIYTGNGQHIAARNPGTALYESPIYMSNPVFIRVTG
- the rocD gene encoding ornithine--oxo-acid transaminase is translated as MLDPRQAPPTLSAPHRSATPDDAARHTPDDATRPASHSHAPGRHAAPPSSLAPNYHPLPIVLHSGEGSWVTDVDGRRYLDCLAGYSALNFGHRHPALVEAAKTQLDRITLTSRAFDHDLLLRFSDAVTTLTGTEMLLPMNTGAEAVETAVKAARKWGYEVKGVPDGEATIVVAEGAFHGRTTTIVSMSSDPETRDGFGPYTPGFRIVPYGDADAVAAAIDETTVAVLVEPVQGESGVIIPPADYLPRLRNLCDGANVLLVLDEIQSGLGRTGTTLAQEVAGVRADLTTLGKALGGGILPVSAVVGRRDVLEVLSPGTHGSTFGGNPLACAVGLAVVDLLAPGDLQARARELGAELTTRLEDLVAEGLLAEVRTIGLWAGLDVQPALGLSGRATSERLAACGVLTKDTHGNTLRLAPPLTISRGDMHLALDTLAEVLREEAREAGR
- a CDS encoding metal-dependent transcriptional regulator; the encoded protein is MSDLIDTTEMYLKTVYELEEERVVPLRARIAERLGHSGPTVSQTVARMERDGLLLLSGTRQIELTDAGRRRATEVMRKHRLAERLLTDVVGLEWAYVHDEACRWEHVMSERVERRLLELLDHPHVDPYGNPIPGLDALTGDEEVVAPREEVRSLADVAAELLPAGDDGERFAPQAPVHGESRRVDEQSARADVGDLRADVVLARIGEPLQVDVDLLSRMDQSGLRPGVRVEVRVRPGGDVVSLHAPGSETVLDLPEEITRHLFVTT
- a CDS encoding SGNH/GDSL hydrolase family protein codes for the protein MATRRSARTPAVRALVAVLALVAGGCAGTATPDSGTTMPETGPTTTAPPGSSAGSATARERSTTVRLTAIGDSLTGSDGDLAGDDFGPGTWLPHVLGAGEDGSSVEWVGGWAVPGATTAVMRAQAEPRPDADVLVVLAGTNDIALGVPAEEIAANIEAIVATVGAPRVIVASVPPIEWAPDLAPRHNAALEALARGHGWEFADVAAGLRRGDGWVPGMSDDGVHPTEAGYAVLGRALREALLR
- a CDS encoding YnfA family protein, whose amino-acid sequence is MPLRSMLLFVLAALLEIGGAWLVWQGVREHRGWLWVGLGAIALGLYGLVATFQPEASFGRVLAAYGGVFVAGSLVWGAVVDGFRPDRWDVAGALVCLVGVALIMYAPRPA
- the serC gene encoding phosphoserine transaminase; the protein is METVTIPTDLLPADGRFGCGPSKVRQSQADMVAALGSSLLGTSHRQAPVRQLVGRIREGLAQLLGAPDGYEVVLGNGGSTAFWDAATFSLVRERAQHAAFGEFGQKFATATDRAPFLAPSDIRTAEAGSLAVCTSVEDVDVYAYPHNETSTGVLSPVWRQGDGDALTVVDATSVAGGTAVDLSQTDVYYFAPQKVFAADGGLWLAVVSPAALARIEEVTAARWVPDFLNLALAVESSRKDQTLNTPAVATLVMLAEQVDWINENGGLEWAAARTADSSSILYGWAEDRDYTTPFVAVPEHRSPVVGTIDFAGSVDAKELAAQLRANGVVDTEPYRKLGRNQLRIGMFPAVDPADVEALTACVDHVVEKMA
- a CDS encoding universal stress protein; the protein is MSHEKVIVVGVDGSEASLAAVDWAVAEASRTGHRLHVVCAYALPSFTAASLDGGYAAMDDTAIQQGAQAVVDEAVARTADSGLRVTSSLETGDPAGVLVDLSREAALVVVGTRGGGGFTDRLLGTVSSALPAHAHCPTVVVPLSPARSFLPVRRIVVGVDGSESARIALRRAVDEAIVWDAELSAVAAVPIATGAGAMAWLPAAVDRDEVLADVREGLGVAVKAAVGDRDVRVRQHALDGNAAALMAEFSTAVELVVVGSRGRGGFAGLLLGSTSQAVLHHAVCPVMVVPSRSADEGAAPTDVPWNQ
- a CDS encoding citrate/2-methylcitrate synthase, which produces MPLTPPRLPLPDPGTAPPLYAYADGEPLYRGRRMRDLVGTPFEEIWGLLVDGEGGDALPPAEPFNLPVRTGDTRVDVLSALAQLTPVWGYRPLVEIDSTRAREDLARASVMTLSFVAQSARGEDVPAVPQREVDMVTTIAERFLVRWRGVADPEAVAALDLFWLAVSETGLVPSTRTARTAAEMGADAASCLAAAVAVAGAPFGGGAAARALAIVAEAERTGDADAAIAAHLARGGDLAGFGDELVPADARVGMLRDACVRAGARRLESAEAVARAGAETLARAGAETLARAGAETLARTSGPTPGANTLFWGGVLLDHVGVPPQLFCALYLCGRTAGWSAHVLEVQRLRHL